Proteins found in one Leguminivora glycinivorella isolate SPB_JAAS2020 chromosome 22, LegGlyc_1.1, whole genome shotgun sequence genomic segment:
- the LOC125237909 gene encoding LOW QUALITY PROTEIN: eyes absent homolog 2 (The sequence of the model RefSeq protein was modified relative to this genomic sequence to represent the inferred CDS: deleted 2 bases in 1 codon), with product MVTLMPCSYLGGGSPRCSLEHTEPKAKRPRSDNNTDVSDRLSGEVNQSPCGSESTSNSPPSLLQDASLPALLVSGASTIFRTTTAANSALNAAVDSLCLPGSSDVDCSLANGCATSLGLALPLTSTGGICTSASSPSAVAWLMNEDSTGGGVKSEVRSPGLCEADVALYGETLPYDQSTLPYQYYNSMQQYGGGSAASSYVGSTLYNQPYTAYPPAHNSNNRSSCKATPTYLSYGVGGVGSVAGSGFGAQPSPYYPSYNGSLTQTFPQQDYSSYASSYAEHNVAQYSGYYATPSYSPYHAVSSPSSSGSAGHTSYHLGGALSESPSSMLPSLNDNNPLSPIKNEIHAASRRCRENSGESTSRTRGRGRRNTSSSPAQHVPEPATDRVFIWDLDETIIIFHSLLTGTYATKYNKDTQQIVQLGFRMEEMIFSLADTHFFFNDVEDCDQEHIDAVAADDNGQDLSAYNFSSDGFHAGGAAGAAPALCAPGVRGGVDWMRKLAFRYRKIKDTYNNYRNSVGGLLGPAKREQWLQLRAELEQATDNWLTLACKCLNMINSRENCVNVLVTTTQLVPALAKVLLFGLGGVFPIENIYSATKTGKETCFEKIKQRFGERCTYVVVGDGQDEEAAAKAKNYPFWRVSSHSDIAALYNALDMGFL from the exons ATGGTGACGCTGATGCCGTGTAGCTACCTCGGCGGCGGGTCTCCGCGCTGCAGCTTGGAACATACGGAGCCTAAG GCAAAGAGACCTAGGTCCGACAACAACACCGATGTATCTGATAG ACTATCGGGCGAAGTCAATCAAAGCCCTTGCGGGTCGGAGTCAACGTCGAATTCGCCGCCATCTTTGCTCCAAGACGCGTCACTGCCGGCGCTGCTAGTGTCGGGGGCGTCCACCATTTTCAGA ACGACGACGGCCGCCAACTCCGCGCTGAACGCAGCTGTAGACAGCCTATGCTTACCTGGTAGCTCGGACGTGGACTGCAGCTTGGCGAACGGATGTGCGACGTCCCTTGGGCTAGCGTTACCCCTGACGTCAACCGGAGGGATTTGTACGTCTGCCTCTTCGCCATCGGCGGTGGCCTGGTTGATGAATGAGGATAGCACGG GTGGTGGCGTCAAGAGCGAGGTGCGCAGCCCCGGGCTGTGCGAGGCGGACGTGGCGCTGTACGGGGAGACCCTGCCGTACGACCAGTCCACGCTGCCCTACCAGTATTACAACAG TATGCAGCAATATGGCGGCGGCAGCGCGGCGTCCTCGTACGTCGGCTCCACTCTGTACAACCAGCCCTACACCGCGTACCCTCCGGCGCACAACTCTAATAACAG GTCGTCGTGCAAAGCGACGCCAACGTATCTGAGCTATGGCGTCGGCGGCGTTGGTTCCGTCGCGGGTTCGGGGTTCGGTGCCCAGCCCTCGCCATACTACCCCTCCTATAATGGAAGCCTCACACAGACCTTTCCTCAGCAA GACTACAGCAGTTACGCCAGCAGCTACGCAGAGCACAACGTCGCTCAATACAGCGGGTACTACGCGACGCCAAGCTACTCTCCCTACCACGCCGTCAGTTCGCCAAGCAGTAGCGGCAGCGCGGGACACACGTCGTACCATCTTGGCGGCGCGTTATCAG AGTCACCATCATCAATGCTTCCTTCATTAAATGACAACAATCCTCTATCACCGATCAAAAATGAAATACACGCAGCAAGCCGGAGATGCAGAGAAAACTCTGG TGAAAGCACAAGTAGAACCCGAGGCAGGGGTCGACGGAACACATCATCTTCACCAGCACAGCATGTTCCTGAGCCCGCCACGGACCGGGTGTTCATCTGGGACCTGGATGAGACCATTATCATATTCCATTCGCTGCTCACAGGGACTTATGCGACAAAGTATAATAAG GATACACAACAAATAGTACAGCTGGGATTCAGAATGGAAGAGATGATATTCAGCTTGGCTGACACACATTTCTTCTTTAATGACGTTGAG GACTGCGACCAGGAGCACATAGACGCGGTAGCGGCTGACGATAACGGGCAAGACTTATCCGCGTACAACTTCTCGTCGGACGGCTTCcacgcgggcggcgcggcgggcgcCGCCCCCGCGCTCTGCGCGCCTGGTGTGCGCGGCGGCGTGGACTGGATGAGGAAACTGgcgttccgatatcggaagaTTAAGGatacttataataattataggaatag TGTGGGAGGCTTGCTAGGGCCAGCAAAAAGAGAACAGTGGTTACAACTGCGGGCAGAACTCGAACAGGCTACGGACAACTGGCTAACATTGGCTTGTAAATGCCTCAACATGATCAACTCAAG GGAAAATTGCGTGAACGTCTTGGTGACGACGACACAGCTTGTACCAGCGCTAGCCAAGGTGCTGCTGTTCGGGCTTGGAGGCGTGTTTCCTATTGAGAACATCTACTCGGCCACCAAGACTG GCAAGGAAACATGCTTCGAGAAAATCAAACAACGCTTCGGCGAACGCTGCACGTACGTCGTTGTCGGCGACGGCCAAGATGAAGAGGCGGCCGCCAAAGCTAAGAACTACCCCTTCTGGCGAGTCTCCTCGCATTCGGACATAGCCGCACTGTACAACGCGCTGGACATGGGCTTCTTATGA